GTAATACATTGTGTTTGGCAAGATGTTTATGAACAATTTTACAGTCAGATATTCTATAGTAATTCGCACGACAACGGCTTAACTTGGTCCGATGCCATCAATGTCTCACAAAATAGTGAGTATCGGGTTTCTGATCCACATATTGTTTGTGATTCTGAAAATAATCTACACCTATCTTATGATTATAATAGTAGTAGTGTTACCTCCATTCAGATTTATTATCAAATGTATAACGGGGAAAATTGGAGTGATCCTTTTGA
The DNA window shown above is from Lentimicrobium sp. L6 and carries:
- a CDS encoding sialidase family protein, whose amino-acid sequence is MRKLIILSIILLFSFQSHAQNWIEPTFVTKTGGWYLDPEFCIDHEGVIHCVWQDVYEQFYSQIFYSNSHDNGLTWSDAINVSQNSEYRVSDPHIVCDSENNLHLSYDYNSSSVTSIQIYYQMYNGENWSDPF